The stretch of DNA GACTGTTCATTAACCCAACTGTTGAGTTCATTAATCTTTCCATTCTTAATTTACGACGGATCATTTCAGGTAGCCTCTTTTGGCTTTCAAAAAGGGGAATGTTTTCCCAATAATCGACAAACTCCTCGATTCCTTGCACTTGAATACGATTTGCCAGCTTCTCATCCTGAAGTCGACGTGCTTCTCTTTCCATATCCGTTTCAAGACCTGGTGAAGAGCTTTCTAGTATTAGTTTTCTTACCTTTTCAGGATATAGTAAAGCAAAAGTTAAAGCTAGCCTGCCACCCATCGAATAGCCAAGCAAATCCGTCTGCTCAATCTTCATTTCTTCTAACAGAGTGTATAAATCGCTTGCTGCTGATTCAATTTCATATTTATGTAATTCTTTAGGTGAGTCCGTTTTTCCATGACCGATAATATCAACAGAAATGAGATAGGAATAATCTTGCCATTGCGTTTCAAACTCACGCCAAGATGCTCCATTACCTGTAAACCCATGAAGCAACAATAAAGGTCGGCCTATAGGATTTCCCCATATTTCAACATGATAGCGAATGCCGTTGATGACAAAATTCATCAGCATTTGCCATCCAATAATTGACTTATTTCCCGGGAAACCGCGTCCCATAATTCTCGATGCTCTTGAATATTATTATCTCGGTTTGTTGTAATTTCCATTACTTTTAAACCTGGCTTTTCTTTATTTGCATTTATTGAGGAAGAAAGATGCTCCCAGCTAGTTATTAACTCATAATGTCCGCCATACATTTCTACGACAGACTGGAATTTTAAATCCAATGGTGTCCCAAAAAGCTGTTCAAAGTTTTTTGGATGGCTTGCTTGCGGCAGAAACGAGAATATTCCTCCGCCATTATTATTGATTAAAAGGATATTAATATCGATTCCAAATTGCTTCGCTGCGATTAAACCGTTCTGATCGTGGAAAAATGTAAGATCCCCTAATACTAAATAAAGCGGCTGTAAGAATGTCCCCGCACCCAAAGCAGTTGAAATGACACCATCAATTCCATTCGCTCCACGATTAGCCATAATTCTTATTGATTTATGATTAAAATGAAAAAAAGTATCCAAATCTCGAATCGGCATGCTGTTTCCAACAAATAATGTAGCACCTTCAGGCAGTCTTTCAGTCAGCTGATAAAATAGTTTTCCTTCACTTAATACATCTATTTCATTAACTTTTGCTAAATTCTTTCGCGTTAATTGATTTATTTTTTCCCACTTTTCAAAATAGGAAAGACTGTTGTCTTTATTAATATAAGAAATAATCGAACGGCAAAAATCTGTTTCATGACAATAAACCATTTCTGAAGACACCATTCCTGGATCTCTCCATCCAGCTCCACCATCAATGACAAATTGTCGTACATCACTATTTTCTTTTAGAAAAATGGTTAAAGGCTTAGACACTGGCACTGCACCAAAGCGAATGACAACATCTGGCTTTAAAAATTGCTTTGCTTTTTCATTTTTTAAAAAGGTGTCATATGTATCAATAATATATGTTCCACTATGGCTTCCACTTCTTAATTGAGATAGCGGGTCAGAAAGAATAGGGAATTGAAGCCTTTCTGCTAAGGCGATGACTGCATCATTAAAGCCTTCCGCCTCAATTGATCCACAAACAATAATTCCTCTTTTATAGGAACGGAGGCTTTCTCCAATTTCTCTGTACTCCTCATTTGTTAGCTTATATTCTCCAGCTTGAATGCTGACATATCCGGCCGAGCGCTCAGTTAACTCAAAAAGGTCCGCCGTGTCCAATTGCGGAATTAATGGCTCTCTAAAAGGAAAATTCAAATGTACTGGCCCTGCTGGAGAACGTTTAGCTGTAGAAGCTGCCCTAGCACAAATCGTACGCACGTACCGAATCATGTCTTTAGAATTCTCTGGCGGCGCCATTTCAACAAACCATTTAACATGATTTCCATATAAGTGAACTTGATCAATGGCTTGTGGAGCACCAACATCTCTTAATTCATGAGGGCGATCAGCTGTTAAAACAATGAGTGGCACTCTTGCAATATTTGCTTCCACAATAGCAGGGAAGTAGTTTGCTGCTGCTGTCCCTGATGTACATAGAATAGCGACAGGCCTTTTAGAGGCCTTTGCCATTCCTAAAGCAAAAAAGGCAGCCGAACGCTCATCCACATGAATATGTACACGAAGCTCAGGATGCTCAGCCATTACCATTGCCATAGGGGTAGACCTTGAACCAGGACTCACCACAACATCCTCTACCCCGATATTTACTAATTCTGATACAAAAGCAGCGATATAAGAGGTTAATATTTCTTGATGATTCATTTATGATTACCTCCAAGAGCCGTCAACATCGGTCGGAATTTTATTTTTGTTTCAATGTACTCACTGTCTGCATTTGAATCCTTTACAACTCCGCAACCGGCAAAGATAGAAGCTTCATCCTTCTGAATAAGGCCTGACCGAATAGATACAGCAAACTCTCCATTGTCCTGATAATCCATCCAACCAAGTGGGGCGCCATAAAATCCTCTATCGAGCTCCTCTACTTCACGGATTTTCTCTACTGCTTCTTGCTTTGGCAGCCCTCCTAATGCAGGAGTTGGGTGGAGACGGTCAACTAATAAAAGCAAAGAAGTATCTTCTTTAGCTACTCCTGCCACCGGTGTATAAAGATGCTGAATATCTCTCATTTTCAGCAAATTAGTCTCCTTAGGTAAGGAGACTTCCTCACAAACCTCTTCCATAGCCTCTTTTATCATCTTCACAACATATTGGTGCTCGATTAAATTTTTGGGATCATTCAATAATTCTTCTCCAAGCATTTGATCCTCGTCTTTTGTTTTACCCCTCGCAATCGATCCTGCAAGACAGGTAGTAAAGAGGTTATTCCCCGTCTTTTTCACTAGCCGTTCCGGAGAGGCGCCAATAAAGCAATCCCCATTCGATTCAAAGGCAAAAATAAAGCTGTCTTGCTGCTGCTTCAACAATAGTTCAAGGACATTTTCCACTTTCACTTGTTTGTCAAAAATTAATCTAGTTTCTCTAGCAAGAACAACCTTCTCTAATGGACCTTGTTTTAATTCCTTTACAACAGATGAAACAGTTTCTTTCCATTCCGCGGGATTGATTTCAATCTCTTTTACTAGTTGATGCCCATCTTGTTTCTTGGCATTTATTATAGATGAAAAAAGTGCTTTTCTTTCCTTATTAATGATCTCAACAAGCGTGTAATCATCATGTTGAGTACAAATGATATTTGTTGTTAAAAAGGCTTTTCCTTGTATGACACTATACATAAAAGTAGGAATATGGAATAGCGAATCGGAATATTTAGACCAAAGCTTGGTTTTCTCTTTTAATGGATCAAAGGAAAATCCACCAAACATAAGTGGACCTATACCATTCAAGTTAAATCGATTAAAAATGATGGCATCTTTAATAAAGCGCTTCCACTCTTTTTCTACATGAAAAAAGCGGCCAGCTGCCTGATCCGATTGAATTTGGTTACATATTCCCATTCCGATGATAAAGGTTTCCTCTGAAGGGTCTTTCCAGAAAAAACGCTCACCAAAAAAGCCTTCTACTCCTGCTGTAAAAAAAGTAAGAGGATCTATATGATTAATCTGCTGCACTTCACTAACTAAAACTGGTTTAGATAAGGCTTTTGCCCTATCAATAGCTTCCAGGATCCCTTCTTTTAGTTCCGTTTCTTGTTTCGTAACCAAAAAAATCCCTCCAAAAACACTGATAAAGTGAAACTTCAATCAGTGGGAGTTACCAGCTCAATTTACGTACTGGTGCAAACTTTGTGACAATCCGTCTAGTTTTTAGGTCTGCCTTTATCCCTGCTGATTGTTAGTTGAACTGATCACGCTCAAAGCGCCACGTCCTGAGGCTTTCGCCTGACTAGGACATCCTGTCCGTCGTCGGGCTTTTACGGGCTGTTGGTTCCCCACCAAGAATTTT from Cytobacillus dafuensis encodes:
- a CDS encoding isochorismate synthase; the protein is MVTKQETELKEGILEAIDRAKALSKPVLVSEVQQINHIDPLTFFTAGVEGFFGERFFWKDPSEETFIIGMGICNQIQSDQAAGRFFHVEKEWKRFIKDAIIFNRFNLNGIGPLMFGGFSFDPLKEKTKLWSKYSDSLFHIPTFMYSVIQGKAFLTTNIICTQHDDYTLVEIINKERKALFSSIINAKKQDGHQLVKEIEINPAEWKETVSSVVKELKQGPLEKVVLARETRLIFDKQVKVENVLELLLKQQQDSFIFAFESNGDCFIGASPERLVKKTGNNLFTTCLAGSIARGKTKDEDQMLGEELLNDPKNLIEHQYVVKMIKEAMEEVCEEVSLPKETNLLKMRDIQHLYTPVAGVAKEDTSLLLLVDRLHPTPALGGLPKQEAVEKIREVEELDRGFYGAPLGWMDYQDNGEFAVSIRSGLIQKDEASIFAGCGVVKDSNADSEYIETKIKFRPMLTALGGNHK
- the menH gene encoding 2-succinyl-6-hydroxy-2,4-cyclohexadiene-1-carboxylate synthase, which translates into the protein MNFVINGIRYHVEIWGNPIGRPLLLLHGFTGNGASWREFETQWQDYSYLISVDIIGHGKTDSPKELHKYEIESAASDLYTLLEEMKIEQTDLLGYSMGGRLALTFALLYPEKVRKLILESSSPGLETDMEREARRLQDEKLANRIQVQGIEEFVDYWENIPLFESQKRLPEMIRRKLRMERLMNSTVGLMNSLKGMGTGSQPSWWGKLEKLTAPVLFITGSIDEKFCRIAERMQKEVKNGEWITVDDCGHAIHVEKPKIFGTIVREFLSHEIGKKISSTYHE
- the menD gene encoding 2-succinyl-5-enolpyruvyl-6-hydroxy-3-cyclohexene-1-carboxylic-acid synthase — translated: MNHQEILTSYIAAFVSELVNIGVEDVVVSPGSRSTPMAMVMAEHPELRVHIHVDERSAAFFALGMAKASKRPVAILCTSGTAAANYFPAIVEANIARVPLIVLTADRPHELRDVGAPQAIDQVHLYGNHVKWFVEMAPPENSKDMIRYVRTICARAASTAKRSPAGPVHLNFPFREPLIPQLDTADLFELTERSAGYVSIQAGEYKLTNEEYREIGESLRSYKRGIIVCGSIEAEGFNDAVIALAERLQFPILSDPLSQLRSGSHSGTYIIDTYDTFLKNEKAKQFLKPDVVIRFGAVPVSKPLTIFLKENSDVRQFVIDGGAGWRDPGMVSSEMVYCHETDFCRSIISYINKDNSLSYFEKWEKINQLTRKNLAKVNEIDVLSEGKLFYQLTERLPEGATLFVGNSMPIRDLDTFFHFNHKSIRIMANRGANGIDGVISTALGAGTFLQPLYLVLGDLTFFHDQNGLIAAKQFGIDINILLINNNGGGIFSFLPQASHPKNFEQLFGTPLDLKFQSVVEMYGGHYELITSWEHLSSSINANKEKPGLKVMEITTNRDNNIQEHRELWDAVSREISQLLDGKC